Genomic DNA from Callospermophilus lateralis isolate mCalLat2 chromosome 11, mCalLat2.hap1, whole genome shotgun sequence:
TCCCTTGgtacaaaaataataattaaaaaagcaGTTTACCATTGCTTTCTATCCAACTTGTCCAGGCTATATGTATCAAGAACTCCTTTCTACACTGTCCTGTGGTAGCCTTGGACTGTTCTTCTACTACTCAAGTAACTCCTTTTCCATTAACTTAATCCTCTGTGTTTCTATTTATAGGATCTTACCTAGCCATTTGGCCTGTTGCCTCTGccagtttaaaaataatattgaagTTGTCTGCAAGACAGTGAAGCTTCGATGTGACAGTGCATGTCGGACAAACAATACACGTTGCCGTGAGTCTGAATTGCCTGATgagaaatgttttaatttttatttgttttgttattCAACTTTTAACTGGTGAACATAGATTTTTCAAACTAATGATGAAACTGCCTTATTTTTATTTGTCTAGAATTCAACTCCCTAAATTTCTGGATTGCTCTCTTGCTCAAAGTGAGGTTTTCAGCTATAATTTAATAATATAGCTATTCCATATGCCTAAGGATGAAGAGAAAGGAATAGAAGGGAGAAGTGATAATATTAATGGCCACACATGGTGTCCTGTGCTTTCTGCTTGGTACTTTGTCTTCCAGTGATAACTTATTCATATAGTACAATGCAGTTagtaagctgttttttttttatacactAGGTCTCAAGTGTCCTCTGCCTTATAGGGCAGGCATCAAtctattttgttctgtttttgcaactttataaaaaagaataaatattttatttgaagtCTAGGGGTTTCTGATTCTATAATAAGAAATTGCACCTAGACCATCCAACTCTGAACTTCTCTTAATCTCAAACTTTTCTATCCTCAGGTAATTCATGTGCTTTCAAATGTTTTTCTGTGTATTAGGTTTATTAGCACTAATTTCATGACTTTCAAAATGTGGTTGCTTTCATATCCAAATAGCTCAAATATAGGTCTCTACCAGTGATCTTGGGCAAATTATAACTAATAGCACTTTGCTACTTACATGCATataacttatttttcaaaatgatttttcaccagttacattatttcctttttccccagAGGTGAGCAGAACAAGTATTTTTCATCTccatttacagataaggaaaacaAGATGGGAGGTGTCAAGTGCTATAGCCTTGAAACCAGGTCTTCTGTACCCAATTCTAACCCACATTCCTCTTTTGTCTCCAACCTTACCTCCCCCTTGACTCTCACCACACAAAAAATACTTTTAGTTCTCCTGGGAAAGAAACCAGCTATTGCTGGGTATGGTggactgcaatcccagtggcttgggaggctgaggcaggaggattgtaaattcaaagccagcctcagtaacttagtgaggccctaagcacttttgtgagaccatgtctcaaaaaaaaaaaaaaaaaaaaaaaaaaaagacctgggggtgtggctcaatggttaagtacccctgggttcaaatcccaggtaccaaaaaaaaaaaaagaaagaaaaatccagcTACACAATGGTACACTTGACCTCATGTAGCTAGAAGCTTTGGATGATTCCCAGAGCTAGAATTGCTAGTTTTCACATCTAATATGAAAACAGGGAAGGCTTCTGACAAAAATAGCTTTTCCATTACTGTACTTTAGAACCTCAAGTATTGTTTATCCAGAAAATGCTGTTATTCTGTAGATTTATTGCACATTCAGCATAGGCATAGAACCAGGcaaattaaaaaatcttttaacgcACATCCCAGATCTCTGCCTTAATTTAGGGAAAGAACCAGTATGGATATAGTGgggtgtttttattttgttttgttttgttttttctgtgtAGAGGCATCTGTAATGGAGCCTAAGATGTATGGGGAACAGGGGCCAGGTGAAGGAACTGGGTGAGTAGGTGGAAAGGACATGTTCAGATGAGGGAGGATGTGTTAACAGAAAGAGCAGAGCCTGTGCTTTAGCATCTTGGTTCTTATTCTCCTTGGAAGAATGTCCTTTGTCATGATCATCTGTGATGGTGGCAGGAACATGACACACTGAAGAGGTGGATAGAGGAAGCCTTGTGCCCCCTCTGTATCTGAGCAGGGACAGCATGGGGTATGTAAATGTAAGGAGACACAGCTGATCTGTAGAGAATCTCTCAGAGCCCATGAATATTTCTCTTCTAGTCTTGGGCCTTTATTGAGTATTGGGCAATTGCTGTCCTAAACAGAGTTCTTATACACAGTATGGAATATTCTGAGTTAAGTAGCACTTTGTCAAAAAAGatgtcttctttttctttgtgtTGTTGCCATTTCATAGGTTTaattatgaaattatttttctttcttctaaatgACACTTAAATGTTTGGCTGGAATGTATGGCTGTGGACTGACAAAAAGCTGTCCATCAGTCTTCTGTTATCAAAAGTAGTCTCTTCTTTTTTGACAGTTCAAGACGCATCTGTAGGGAATGCAGAAGGATCATTCATGAAGGTGTTACAGGCCCGGAAGAAGAACACTAGCACTGAGCTTTCTATTGAGCCTGAAAAGCCAGCTTCAGATAAAAATGGTGTCACCTTTTCGGGATTCTTAAATGAACAGCTAGACTTCAATGATGAAAGTGATGTTATAGGTGCATTAAATTACATATTGCCATATTTCTCAGAGGGAAATCTAGAAGACGTAGAGTCAACATTATTACCATTCattaaactgcttttttcaaacgTACAAGATGGAGGTAATGCCATGGAATATTTGAAGAACAATACAAAGAACTCCTCTCTTTCAAATGCATCCAACAATTCAACTTATAAAAACAAACTAAAGAAGCtttattttctggaaaatttgTTAGATGCAGAAATTCAGGAAAAAATTGAtgaggtgaaaaaaaaagaaaaaactgccATGCTTATGCAATCTAGGCTTTTAGGTCCCAAATTTAAACGCCAAATCTTTCAAAAGAAATTGGAAACTGCCCaaccacaggaaaacagcctagcAGAGATTGAGAGTATAGAGAAAAGGCTGCAGAGAGTGAACAGAGTCCTCAAGGGGCCGAAGGGCATACGGAAAAGACACTTCAAtgaaatgagaaaacagagtatGGGAAGGAAACAGAGTGCCCGGGCACTTTCGGAGAATGTTGCCCAAGAAGGCAGGCTCAGGAGACCAATCCCAAGGGAACTAGAGCAGCTTCACAAAGTGCGGAGGCCCAGGAAGTTAGTGGGAAACTCCCTCCTGGACGCTTCATTTacaaatgaacataaggcagcagtctcTTCTTTTTTGAAACAATACTCCTTGGGCAAATCTCCCACCTCCGCCATTTCAAAATTACAGCCTGAgattagaaacaaaacaaaagacttAACCTACACCCTTTTTGTTTTAGAAGATGCAAATGCTCGAGTTAAAAGCATGAAGGCTGATAAACCAGTCATACGTTCCAAAAAAACTCACAGCTTTCATAAAACTTACCCTCTTGCAGCCCACAGAATACCCAAGGCCAAAGTGAGTCAAAAGTTCAGAAAGGATAATTTGCACAATAGACTGATGCTTGCAAAGAAGCCCCCATTCTCTGCAATAAGAAGCCTCATAAATTCCCCCCCACGAGGGGCCTTTTCATCTTTAGGAGACCTGAATTCTCAGGAGAATCCTTTCTCAAGATTATATGCTCTTTCAGAACCTATAGAAAGTGTTCCTGCAGAAAACAATACTGCAAAAATTCCTTCTGAAGGAACTATTTTTGAAGCAAACATTACTGTGTTGGATGAACCCACCTCTGAAAATGCAACCTATGAAAACGCTGCTGCAGAGGCTGTAGATTCTGCTGTGACTCCTTTCAACATAATGCCAACTGTTCAACAAACCAATGAGACACAATGGGAATACCTCAACGCGAACACTGACTCACAACCCAAGCCTGAAGACTTATCCTACCCATTGACGGCATCCCCAGGTGATCAGTTTGAAATTCAGCTAAACCAGCAACTTCGGTCCCTCATCCCCAACAATGACGTGAGAAGGCTCATTTCTCATGTTATTCGGACTTTGAAATTGGACTGCTCTGAGCCCTATGTGCAACTGGCCTGTGCCAAGCTCATCTCCAGAACAGGCCTCCTGATGAAGCTTCTCAGTGAGCAGCAAGAAATCAAGGTGTCCAAGGCCGAATGGGATACGGACCAgtggaaaactgagaactatatcAATGAGAGCACAGAAGCCCAGGGTGATAACAAAGAGCATGAGGAGACAAGTGAGGTGAGGGCAACTATTGAACAAGAAGCCCAGACTTTTTCATCATTTAGGGTATACAATTGAAGCATTCAAGCGGGAAGACCAGGGGCTTCTAGTCCACATCTTGTCTTGGCCACATAACTTTGCCCAAGACAGTGATCCCCATTTTGTTCCATTAGAGAATAAAGTGGACTtaacacacaagataaacaaataataggaaaaaaaaatgtgtgataaTAAGATGTAACATATTAAATTTGGTGTGTTCTTTAAGAAACTGCAAGCTATTCACCTGGAAGAATAGAAATTTTGAATAGTTAACTTTCATCCTTTCCAGTCTCTTTTTTACTTaataaaaattattctttttctttcttttagctCACAAAAGGAGTCCCAGGATATGGTTATAACAACAAACTCATCTTGGCAATATCTGTGACTGTAGTGGTGATGATTTTGATTATAATTTTCTGTCTGATTGAGGTAAGGACAACAGTCAATTCAGGTTTCCAGAATACATCTTATCATTGTAATAGATTTAGAACGTATACCCTGAAAATCAAAGCTCCTTCCCCACCTACTACTTGACATTTCTCTTCAGTCACTAATACTGAGTTATGTTTTGttcttttattgaaaaatatattctagggatttttatttatttttttttattttactttttggtaccagggattgaacccaggggtgtttgaacattgagccacatctccagcccttttttgtattttacttaagaGACAGGgtttcctgagttgcttagtacctcgataaattgatgaggctggctttgaactcgcaatccttttgcctcagcctcccaagcagctgggattataagtgtgcttCACAGTGCCCAGCCCCAGAGACTTTTAAAGGAACTTCATTTCCAGGGAATCTTTGAGAAATTGAAACCAAGAGAACAAGCTATAATTTCTTAAGAAATTAAGACTAATATGACCAGAGATGTCATCGTAGCAAAATTTGTCCAACCCAAAACCATGTCCACAATTTGTTACTCTCATTTTTGTAAAGTTTTGATGTACTCTCATTCTACCACTGATTTCTTTCCTTGTTACTGAAATGATAAGAGATGATTTCACTTTCAAGCAGCAGTCATTACCCTGGGGTAAAAGGAGAGGGCTAAAAGATAAAAGTGCTATATGTAGACTCAGTGGATCCACAcagcttcctcctcctccagtgTGTGAGGTACTGTCTAAGTAGGTATTCAGTTAAAGCACTGCAGCTAAATTCTCATCAGGCTACTCCAGAGCAGGTCCTATTGATAATAGTATATTCCTGGCTGTGGCTTCTGTTTACCTTCTGTTTGCTTACATGATGGTTTATTACTTTTCTCAATAGGCAGGTTTAGAATATTAAGAGTCATTTAATAAGCTGACAATCTTGATTCTACCCTCCCAATTCAACCACCCAACTTAGCTAGTTTGCCTTTTCTACTGTAATAGCAGTCCTCCATTCCAGCCAGAGCAGCCTCTCCATATACCCGTCACACCACGCTCATTCCTTGCCTATCTAAAATTCCCTTGCTTTGCCATGTCTGTGGAAGTTTTATGAATCTGTCAAAAACCAACTCAAGTTCATCTTTCTTCACAAACCTTCTCTGAATACCCCTGTTCTCCTGGACCTATGCCAACTATGAGATTTGTCTCCATTTCTTGAGGTGATTGTGAAGCTTTGTCCCTCCCCTCAGAATTTAAATTTTTggcaaacaattttttaaaagatggctaTAGGAGAGAGAAACACCAACATCTCTGTTCCATTAATGGAGTGGAACAGAGATATGTAAGGATCAGATGGCTCAgacttgaatagaaacctgactgAGTATATTACATATCTATAGAAAAATAGGTCCAGGCCAGgagtgatggcacacacctatactgccagtgacttaggagtctgaagcagggagatagcaaatttgaggccagtctgggcaacttagcaagaccctttctcaaaataaaaaaatgaaagggctGAGTAGCTAGAGtagtctgggttcaatccccagtaccaaaaaagaaaagaaaaatatgtctACAGGAGAGCTGGTCAGTAAAAGCACAGAAAAGACAAGAAAGAAACtggtttgagggctggggttgtggctcagtggtagcgtcctcgcctaacatgcatgaggcactgggttcgaacctcagcaccacataaaaataaagacaataaagtccatcaacaataaaaaatattaaaaaaaaaaagaaagaaactggttTGAGTAGTGCCCATCCTAACATTTTGCGAGAGTAGCAATGGATCCCTGGGCAGGTGTGGAGTCAGTTTCACTGGCCGGACAACCCCTGGCCAGGAGAGGAGATGAATGAATGTATCTACCTTAGCCCTTTTGTTCTAATTCTATTCTCACCAAGTAGCTTTCCAGTTGGACTTAAGTATGCCTCAGAGGCCTCTCTACAGAGAAGCAATTCCCTTGTGGTGTAGACAGATGTTCTGTTTGTGGAGCAGAAGTATTTCTTACTATCAGGTCATTTTCTGGCAATCTGTGTTGGGGTCAGTCCTGTAGCATCTATAAGGTGAGACTTCTTGGAAGAAAAGAAGTAAGTTCTCTCTTAGTGAAGACAGAGTCAAATTTCTGAGCCTAAGGGGTGCTTACACATGGAGTTAGTTTGCAAAAAGCCTTTGGGAAGATTATCACTGGCCATTGCACAGATGGTATGATCTGCATCTCTGGGTGGCATGTGGCCTTTCTTGAAATTTCTGTAAAATTTTATACTGATTTAAATTTGTTTATACAGCTGGGTATCGTGGTGCATGGCTAtaatccagtgactcaggaggccaaggcaggaggatcacaagttcaaagcttgcCTCAgttaatttagtgaggccctaagcaacttagtgagactgtgtctcaaaataaaacataaaaagggcttggaGTATGGCCAGTGATTAAATGCacctgagttctatccctggcCCAAAACAAATTTGTATGTACAATTCAATCTTATATTcgtgtttatttatatttttattatttcctctcCCCACTTAGATGATGAGCTCTAGGAAGACAAGGGAGGATGTAGTAGTAGATACTACTATAGTGGACAATATGGTGTTCAAAAGAAAAGATATGAGATATTATGTCAGTTCCACAATGAGGAATCATGTAATCCAGTATCTGAAGTAGCATACAGAGTCTAGCAATAGAGAGACTCAAGtgatcctatatatttatatgcatgcaTGTTATGTGTTAAGAATCAAACCCCGGGCCTTGGATATGCTTTGCCATTAAGCTACACTCTCAGCCCCTGAGACTTTTTAAATGTCATCTTTTAATATTCAAATCactggggggctgggattgtggctcagcggtagagcactagcACGGGCTAGCACAGGCAGGaccggttggatcctcagcaccacataaaaataaaggcattgtgttttgTTCATCTacaccttaaaaataaatataaaaaaaatattcaaatcacTGGGGAAAATGAATTAATAGTAATAGAAGCCTAATGAAGGAGCAAGTAATAAAAGATGCCTACTTTTCACCTTAAACATATTTcagtaaatgtttaaaaaaaaaaaaagaaagaatgatagtagtagaagaaaacagaagcaatattttttttttataaacttaTGGAAAAGAGCTTTCTAAGTCTGATAGCACAGGCAGAAACCTTTAGCAGTCTTTAGCAGATGTGACCATCCTATCTCTGATGCCCATTAGCAAACAGTATGTATGGATGTGAAGCACATAGAACAGTTTCCACATGTTATTTTAGTTAATCCTCACAAAAATCCTGTAGGAGAATATTATAAACCCTCTTTTACAAATGAAGGAGATCAACTGACCTCGGTGGCTAACCAAGAGCAAAATTCCAGTTCCTATTACAAAGCCTGTTCACCTCCTTAAGAGACAAAAATACtgggaaatatttgaaatgttGAAATACAAAGAAAACCATTGCAAACCATTGTAAGGACTAACATggatttataacatttttttttttttactaaatatgTTAGTCCTTAAGAAAATAAATCCATAAGAAAAAAGACAAGCGGGGGAGGGCTGTGAAGAGTAGGTGTGTTTCTAGTCAAGCTACCCACCTCTGTCACCAGCACTGCCTTGTGGCCATGGATGAGCTATTGTTATAACGAGAGGTCTCTGTTACCTCATGGAATAAAGGTGATTTCAGATACTTTCTTCTAGTGCTTTTCTAAcattgcatttttatttatatttttaatcctTCTGGAatttgtttgtgttgtgttttagTATGGTTGGAGTAGGGAATCTGTTCCCCCCTACATGAATACCgtcaaaactattttattttattcttaatatttttttagttgtcaatggacctttatttatttatttatttatttgtttatatgtgttgctgagaatctaacacagtgcctcacacatgccaggcaagtgctctaccactgagccaccaccccagcccttaaaactattttaattaatgGTTGATTCTTTCTTCACTGATGTAAAATACCATCTTGATCTGAACTCTTTTTTCCCATTGATCCAGGTGTCTTTTTCTATACCAGTACTAGCATCACACCACTTAATTCCAGTTGCTTTATAACATATTTCAAGCTATATATTTGGTAGGGCAAGCTCCTGCTCTCCTGATCATTTCATACATTTCATTactattcttatatattttctctgccaaaagaaaaacaaaacaaaaacaaaaacaaaaaacaaacaaaaaaactgtctTTGAATTTGAATAGGACTACATTGAATTTGAAAAATGAATTTGTGAATTAACATCTTCACAACATTCTAGGAACATGTAATCTCATGCCCATATATTCATTTCTTCTTAATGTGCCTCAGAAGAATTCtagggcatttatttatttatttatttatttatttattgtggtgctagggattgaactcaggggcactccaccaccgaGCTGCactcccagtcttttttatttttattttttaaaaggaagcatttccttccatattttatttttatgcggtaaaCCAAGTACCTcacgcatggtaggcaagtgctctaccactgagctacaataaaaaaaatttttaaaatattttttattttaagacagggtattTCAAAGTTACCCAGGCTTGCCTTAAACTTGATCTTCTTGCCTTAATATCTCGGAATGCTGGGAatataagtgtgtgccaccacacccagctgaacTTTAGTATTTTCACTACAtagatttttttaattggatcttttttttagttatacatgacagtagaatccattttgatatatagTTTCAGTTCCTTTCCCCATTTATGCCCCCATTTATTTTTCATACTGCATTGATTAAGACCCCCTCAATGAGGTTGAACAGCAGCAATAACAAGCATCCTAATCTTATCTTGATTTTAAAACGACACTGTTGTTTAAAGTTCTGGCAGACATGTTTATCAAGTTAAgtagttctttctttttctattattaAGTGTTTTTATTAGGAATTATCTGTTGAATTTTATCTAAAACagtcaataaaatatattaagtGCCAGCTGCATGCAAGACCCTAAGCTAGGTACTATGGAAGAGTCAGAGAATCATTAATAGGGTAGAATTCCTGCCCTCAGAAAAGTTATTATCTCACTGGGTAGATaagacttaaaataaataaaaggaatgaaTAGAGACTTGGAGATTAGTGGTCATTGTGATACTTATGTCTGTATTTTCTTCCCAAACAGATTTATTCCCATAAAACAGCATCACAAGATGATAAAGAAAAGTCCTCAAGGTAAATATGAGCCTGGCAATATTTAaatgagaattttattttatttttaatatttattttttagttggacacaatatctttatttatttttatgtggtgctgaggatcgaacccagggcctcacacatggtaggcgagcactctaccgctgagccacaaccccagcccctaaatgagAATTTTAGAACTCATCTATTTCAATCGTAACAGTGAGGAAACTGCTAAAGGCAGAAAGAATACTTCCTCTCatgtcttccctgctccaggaaaACTAGTTCCCCAGCCTGCTGAGGTCAAAGGCACTAGCAGGGATGCATCTGCTGTCTCCATTCCTTAAGGAAAGAGAGTGGAGGGCAAGAGGTTTGGGCTGTGCCTGCTCCCACTGTTCACGTGCATCAGACTCAGCTGGAGCCCTTCTTTGAGGCTTTCAGGGACAGGGAAGGCCTTGGGTCATTAGCGTGCTGTGCTATTCCCCTTCCAGGCTGGCGGAAGTAGAAGTAGAATGTATGAGTCCTTCCTCCAGGTGGTAGGAAAACTTTACCTTCTTGCCTTACTGACCCCCACTCTCTATTCCTTTTACCTAGATTTCATAGAATTTTAACAGGGAGCTTAGAAATAGTAGTTTGTCTCTTCCTTTTATAATAAGAAACGGAGAATAAGAAGGGAAAATATCTTACCCTGTGGTCACAGTTAGTGTCAGAAAATGGTTCCTTTCCAGCTAGGTACTTCTCCATTAATTATACCCACACTTGGGCTGTGAGCAACATTTGATAATGTGAATTAGTAGACATATTTCAATGTAAACATCATCAGTGTTTGAAACAatgcacagatttttttcctattgtttTTTGTTATGTATATGTCTAAACTGATTTTACAACTCAATCATAAGTGACAGCCTGAAATATGGAAATCAGTGAGCTAGACAACTTTACTAACTGGACTTTGGTATTTACTTGATGTAATTCAACTTGTAGGACAAAGCAGCTAGGAAATAGAAACACCTTCTCCCTCAAAAGCCACCCTGCTCCCCACCCCAAAATGATGATACATGTGAGATTTAAGTCCAAAGAGGACTGATGTGAAAGGCTCTGGAGAGAGTAAAACACTTCAGCCCAGTATGGTTGTGTACTGTACAAGGTACTTAGCCAAGAGGGTAAGCAGAGTTGCTAATCCTGCCTATGCTCATGTGGCTCTTTGGGAACATACATAGAGTTCTGGTAGCCCAGCATGCAGGGAATTGTTTTTAGGACCCCAGGTCTAGCATGATTTTGCTCATTGTGCTTATGAACTAAGGTATAGGCTTTGTCCTAAAAAGACCAAAGGTGCACGTTGCAAAAAGACATGAAAAATGGCATCCATCACTAATTGTCTTGTGCATGTGTTTCCCCCAGGAGCTTTTTCGGGTTTCTGTGTAGGAGAAGCTCAACGGAAAGTGAAAATCAGGTAAATCTGAAGAGGACCCAGTGCTGTGGCCAGGAAAGGCAGCGGGAAGCAGAATTAATgttcccctttctgttttctaggAGGGCTTTTTCTGGTTAAGGCGGCCACTTTGGCTTAGGGATATGTACAGACCTCTCAATGCCACACGTAAGAAAAACATGGCACAGAAGCTACATGACAAGGACTCCTCTGATGAGGATGAGATTTTCAATAAGGATGCTGGGTAAGTGACTGGGGGTGATATAAAATTCTCAAGTGAAGAGGTAAGGAAAAGCTTAATTGCTCCTTTCAAGAGTAACAACCTTGGCTTTGTTCTTCTCCCAGGGATGAAGCCCCATCACAGACCTCTGCTCCTACTGAGGGCGGTGAAGAGGGCGGAGAGTAAATCTGTCTTGCCTCAAGCGACTggcaaattttattttctaatattggCTTCTCATCAGTGCTtgtaaaatacttatttttctcATATTAAAAGGTACAAAATTCACAACCAATCCTAGCCATgtggtaaaaagtaacatgtaaatagttaaatatgtgtgtataaacAACAAGGGCATAGGCAAGAAGAGCTGGTCTAGAGCTAGAATCCTCTATGGCAGCCATGCTTCTGTAAGAGGCAGTGTGCGCAGAGTTGGAAAGAGCTTCTAGGCCTCATGCCCCAGTGTAAATAATCATCTTCAGAGGGCCAGAAAACACATCATCTTCAAGGAGTGtggatttctaaataaaataccagttTTTCTGGTGTACTCTTTCTGGTTCAAGAACCAATCGTTTGAAACAT
This window encodes:
- the Lrrc37a gene encoding leucine-rich repeat-containing protein 37A; the encoded protein is MTEFTIPQVEPDQTTTHFPEIYATEKEENVTKNTNICELCTCQDETLLCVGLAPMQKLHRVPVLEPYSYNGTFTVLNFQGNVISYIEENIWKSYRWAEKLILSENSLTELHKDSFEGLLSLQYLDLSCNKIQSIERRTFEPLPFLQFINLGCNLLTELGFGTFQAWHGLQFLHKLILSRNPLTTVEDSYLFKLPALKYLDMGTTQVSLSTIENILLMTLELEKLILPSHLACCLCQFKNNIEVVCKTVKLRCDSACRTNNTRCLQDASVGNAEGSFMKVLQARKKNTSTELSIEPEKPASDKNGVTFSGFLNEQLDFNDESDQFEIQLNQQLRSLIPNNDVRRLISHVIRTLKLDCSEPYVQLACAKLISRTGLLMKLLSEQQEIKVSKAEWDTDQWKTENYINESTEAQGDNKEHEETSELTKGVPGYGYNNKLILAISVTVVVMILIIIFCLIEIYSHKTASQDDKEKSSRSFFGFLCRRSSTESENQEGFFWLRRPLWLRDMYRPLNATRKKNMAQKLHDKDSSDEDEIFNKDAGDEAPSQTSAPTEGGEEGGE